In Bacteriovorax sp. Seq25_V, a single genomic region encodes these proteins:
- a CDS encoding response regulator, which produces MTKHHVLVVDDCEDVRFLLSLRLQNLGFEVLEAVDGHDALSIIEEDYDKEIEIILLDVMMPKISGPKLIQIIKERYEGRNIKIVCITAHYDEDIETDLRSIGVVDVIKKPIKGGVLDKRLRTIIGSAA; this is translated from the coding sequence ATGACAAAACACCACGTTCTCGTTGTAGACGATTGTGAAGATGTACGCTTCTTACTCTCATTGAGGTTACAAAACTTAGGTTTCGAAGTTTTAGAAGCTGTCGATGGTCACGATGCACTTAGTATTATTGAGGAAGATTATGACAAGGAAATAGAAATCATTCTCCTCGATGTTATGATGCCTAAAATTTCTGGCCCTAAACTCATACAAATTATAAAAGAGAGGTATGAGGGAAGAAACATAAAGATAGTTTGTATCACCGCTCATTATGATGAGGATATTGAGACTGACCTACGTTCAATTGGAGTGGTCGACGTTATAAAAAAACCGATAAAAGGAGGAGTACTAGATAAAAGACTGCGAACAATAATTGGAAGCGCAGCATGA